Proteins encoded together in one Sulfitobacter pontiacus window:
- the soxR gene encoding redox-sensitive transcriptional activator SoxR, with protein MAVNDGLSIGALARRTGLAVSAIRYYEAQGLIKPWRNSGGQRRFERADLRRLSFVMIAQQLGFTLPQIKQELDRLPDGRTPTKQDWARISQAFRTTLDDRIATLTRLRDDLDGCIGCGCLSLQACALYNPQDRAGEKGQGPRYLMGDPRS; from the coding sequence ATGGCGGTGAATGACGGGTTGTCGATTGGCGCTTTGGCGCGGCGCACAGGCTTGGCGGTGTCCGCCATCCGCTATTACGAGGCGCAAGGGTTGATCAAACCGTGGCGCAACAGCGGCGGGCAGCGACGGTTCGAGCGTGCCGATCTGCGGCGGCTTAGCTTTGTGATGATCGCGCAGCAACTCGGCTTTACCTTGCCGCAGATCAAGCAAGAGCTGGACCGCCTGCCAGATGGGCGCACCCCAACCAAACAGGACTGGGCGCGGATCAGCCAGGCGTTTCGTACAACGCTGGACGACCGGATCGCGACGTTGACCCGCCTGCGTGACGACCTAGATGGGTGTATCGGATGCGGCTGCCTGAGCCTACAGGCCTGTGCGCTTTATAACCCTCAAGACCGCGCGGGGGAGAAAGGGCAGGGGCCGCGCTATCTAATGGGAGATCCGCGCAGCTAG
- a CDS encoding VOC family protein, with amino-acid sequence MPAQLEHANITVTDPQATAAWMAQIFGWRIRWQGDAIAGGHTIHIGTDSSYVALYTPKKTPATGTSSYDTTGALNHIGVTVDDLDAAETLVKAQGFTPVNHADYEPGRRFYFRDHDGVEYELVQYDD; translated from the coding sequence ATGCCAGCACAATTGGAACATGCCAACATCACCGTAACCGACCCGCAAGCCACCGCCGCCTGGATGGCGCAGATCTTTGGCTGGCGTATCCGCTGGCAAGGCGATGCGATAGCGGGCGGACATACTATTCACATCGGAACCGACAGTTCATACGTGGCGCTTTACACACCGAAAAAGACGCCGGCCACGGGCACCAGCAGCTATGACACCACCGGCGCGCTGAACCATATCGGGGTGACCGTCGATGATCTGGACGCCGCCGAAACCTTGGTCAAAGCGCAGGGCTTCACGCCGGTGAACCACGCCGATTACGAACCCGGGCGGCGCTTCTATTTTCGCGATCACGACGGTGTCGAATACGAGCTGGTCCAATACGATGACTAA
- the greA gene encoding transcription elongation factor GreA, translated as MEKIPMTRAGHTALETELKHLKSVERPAIIKAIAEAREHGDLSENAEYHSAKEKQSFIEGRIKELEGVISLADVIDPAKMSGAIKFGATVTLVDEDTDEEKTYQIVGEYEANIEKGLLNIKSPIARALIGKEEGDSVEVRTPGGDKSYEVLKIVYA; from the coding sequence ATGGAAAAAATCCCCATGACCCGCGCCGGTCACACGGCTTTGGAAACCGAACTCAAGCATCTGAAGTCGGTTGAACGCCCTGCCATCATCAAAGCCATCGCCGAAGCCCGCGAACACGGTGACCTGTCCGAGAACGCCGAATACCATTCCGCCAAGGAAAAGCAGTCCTTCATCGAAGGCCGCATCAAAGAGCTTGAAGGCGTGATCTCCCTTGCGGATGTGATTGACCCGGCCAAGATGTCCGGCGCGATCAAGTTCGGCGCGACCGTGACCCTCGTGGACGAAGACACCGACGAAGAGAAGACCTACCAGATTGTTGGTGAATACGAGGCCAACATCGAAAAAGGCCTGCTGAACATCAAATCCCCTATCGCCCGCGCCCTGATCGGCAAGGAAGAAGGCGACAGCGTCGAGGTGCGGACACCCGGGGGGGACAAATCCTATGAGGTTCTCAAAATCGTCTACGCATAA